A section of the Ovis canadensis isolate MfBH-ARS-UI-01 breed Bighorn chromosome 1, ARS-UI_OviCan_v2, whole genome shotgun sequence genome encodes:
- the BTF3L4 gene encoding transcription factor BTF3 homolog 4 isoform X1: MELQGDCKLQNAARPLHLPFFYWEAQSGLAFVVRICDPRIGCSGEREAGQDVSRGSHSRRRGRLRLSLSRLREPSCSCRVLVLEDPPCFRFTNSMNQEKLAKLQAQVRIGGKGTARRKKKVVHRTATADDKKLQSSLKKLAVNNIAGIEEVNMIKDDGTVIHFNNPKVQASLSANTFAITGHAEAKPITEMLPGILSQLGADSLTSLRKLAEQFPRQVLDSKTPKPEDIDEEEDDVPDLVENFDEASKNEAN, from the exons ATGGAACTCCAGGGGGACTGCAAGCTCCAGAATGCAGCGCGGCCACTGCACCTGCCGTTTTTCTATTGGGAGGCGCAGAGCGGCTTGGCCTTTGTAGTTCGTATATGCGATCCCAGGATAGGCTGCTCTGGTGAGAGAGAGGCGGGGCAGGATGTATCACGTGGGTCCCACTcccgccgccgcggccgccttcgtctttctctgtctcgACTGAGGGAGCCATCTTGCTCTTGCCGCGTGCTGGTGTTGGAGGACCCTCCCTGCTTCAG ATTTACCAACAGCATGAATCAAGAAAAGTTAGCCAAACTTCAGGCTCAGGTCCGGATAGGGGGCAAG GGTACAGCTCGTAGAAAGAAGAAGGTGGTACATAGAACAGCTACAGCTGATGACAAAAAACTTCAGAGTTCTCTAAAAAAACTGGCTGTGAATAATATAGCTGGTATTGAAGAG GTGAACATGATTAAAGATGATGGGACAGTTATTCATTTCAACAATCCTAAAGTCCAGGCTTCCCTTTCTGCCAACACCTTTGCAATTACCGGCCATGCAGAAGCCAAACCAATCACAGAAATGCTTCCTGGAATATTAAGTCAGCTTGGTGCTGACAGCTTAACAAGTCTTAGGAAGTTAGCTGAACAGTTCCCTCGGCAAG TGCTGGATAGcaaaaccccaaaaccagaagACATTGATGAGGAGGAGGATGATGTTCCAG atctcgT
- the BTF3L4 gene encoding transcription factor BTF3 homolog 4 isoform X2 has translation MNQEKLAKLQAQVRIGGKGTARRKKKVVHRTATADDKKLQSSLKKLAVNNIAGIEEVNMIKDDGTVIHFNNPKVQASLSANTFAITGHAEAKPITEMLPGILSQLGADSLTSLRKLAEQFPRQVLDSKTPKPEDIDEEEDDVPDLVENFDEASKNEAN, from the exons ATGAATCAAGAAAAGTTAGCCAAACTTCAGGCTCAGGTCCGGATAGGGGGCAAG GGTACAGCTCGTAGAAAGAAGAAGGTGGTACATAGAACAGCTACAGCTGATGACAAAAAACTTCAGAGTTCTCTAAAAAAACTGGCTGTGAATAATATAGCTGGTATTGAAGAG GTGAACATGATTAAAGATGATGGGACAGTTATTCATTTCAACAATCCTAAAGTCCAGGCTTCCCTTTCTGCCAACACCTTTGCAATTACCGGCCATGCAGAAGCCAAACCAATCACAGAAATGCTTCCTGGAATATTAAGTCAGCTTGGTGCTGACAGCTTAACAAGTCTTAGGAAGTTAGCTGAACAGTTCCCTCGGCAAG TGCTGGATAGcaaaaccccaaaaccagaagACATTGATGAGGAGGAGGATGATGTTCCAG atctcgT
- the LOC138441123 gene encoding eukaryotic translation initiation factor 1A, X-chromosomal, which produces MPKNKGKGGKNRRRGKNENESEKRELVFKEDGQVIKMLGNGQLEAMCFGGIKRLCHIRGKLRKKVWINTSDILLVGLQDYQDNKADVILKYNADEARNLKAYGELPEYVKINKTEIFDPGDDDEIQFEDIGDDDEAIDDI; this is translated from the coding sequence ATGCCTAAGAACAAAGGTAAAGGAGGTAAAAACAGACGCAGAGGCAAGAATGAGAATGAATCTGAAAAGAGAGAGCTAGTGTTCAAAGAAGATGGGCAAGTAATCAAAATGTTGGGAAACGGACAATTGGAAGCGATGTGTTTTGGTGGTATTAAGAGATTGTGCCACATCAGAGGGAAACTGAGAAAGAAGGTCTGGATAAATACCTCAGACATTCTATTGGTTGGTCTTCAGGACTACCAGGATAATAAAGCTGATGTAATCTTAAAATACAATGCAGATGAGGCTAGAAATCTGAAGGCTTATGGAGAGCTTCCAgaatatgttaaaataaataaaactgaaatatttgaCCCTGGAGATGATGATGAAATCCAGTTTGAAGACATTGGAGATGATGATGAAGCCATTGATGATATCTAA